The following is a genomic window from Acidimicrobiales bacterium.
CGCTCATCGTGAACAGCCGGCTCCAGCTCGTCTGGTTCAAGCAGGTCCCTCGCGACGTCGTGGCGTCGAACCTGAGCGAGCAGACCTACGACGGCGAGCCCGTCCTCGCCTGGTGGCAGGGGCGCGTCACCGACACGGGCGCGACCGAGAGCGGCGAGGACGTCGTCGTCGACCGCCACTACCGGGTCGTCGCGACCCTGCGCGGGGCAGACGGCTGGATCATCTCCATGCACTCGCTCGTGATCGTCGGGCACGACGCCTGGGTGACGGCGAACCGGGACGTCCCCTACGACCTCTACCGCTACGGCGGCACCGAGCGCGGGGCGCTCACCGACTCGGCCGTGCAGGAGTACGACCTGCGCACGGGCCGGCTGCTGTACACCTGGGACGCGCTCGACCACGTCCCGCTCTCCGACTCCTACGCCAACCCGCCGCGCAACGGCTTCCCGTGGGACGCCTACCACGTGAACTCGGCGGAGGTCCTGCCGGGGAACCGGCTCCTCGTCTCGATGCGCAACACCTGGGCCGCGTACCTCGTCGACGCGTCGACGGGCCGGGTGCTGTGGACGCTCGGCGGCAAGCACTCGACGTTCCGGTTCGGTCCCGGCGCCTCCTTCGCCTGGCAGCACGACGTCATGCTGCGGCGGGGGTCGCTCGTGACCATGTTCGACGACGAGTGCTGCCAGATCAGCGGCGCCGGCACCTACCTCGCGCCCCGCGCCCCGTCACGGGGGCTCGAGCTCCGGCTGGACCTGGCGACGAGGCGCGCGACCCTCGTGCGCCAGTACGGCCCCGGCACCTACTCGGCCGCCTACATGGGCAGCCTCGACCCCCTGCCCGGCGGCGACGTCCTCGTGGGGTGGGGCGCGGTCCCGCACATCGCCGAGTACACGGCGCAGGGCCGGCTCGTCTTCGACGCGACGCTGCCCGGCCCCGACCTCAGCTACCGCGCCACGCCGCTCGAGCACTGGCGCGGCGAGCCGCTCTCGCCGCCCGCCGGCGCGGCGCGCCGGCGCGGGCGCGGCTCGGTCGTCTACGCGAGCTGGAACGGCGCCACCGAGGTTGCCGCGTGGCGGGTGCTCGCCGGCCGCAGCGCCGCGTCGCTCGTCGCGGTGGCGAGGCGGGCCCGCTCGGGCTTCGAGACGGCGGTGCCGCTGCGGCGCTCGTACCCCGTCTACGAGGTCGAGGCCCTCGACGCGCACGGCCGGGTCCTCGGGACCTCGGCGCCGTTCGGGGCGCGCTGATGGCACCGGCCGGGCGCGCCTCGAGCGTCGCCGACCGTCGCGCGCGCCGGCGTCCGTCGCCACCCGTGGCCGGACCGGCCGGCCGGAGCGTGGGGGGCGCCAGGGCGGCGCGGGTCGGCACCGGGCGCCCGCGCGCTCGCGCGCTGCGACGCGCCGCGGTCGCGCTGGCGCTCGCCGCCACGGCGTTCGCCGCCGCAGCCTGCGGCTCGGGCGGCCATCCGACGGGCACGACGACGACCACGGCGAGCACGCGTGGCTACGGCTACTAGCACCGTCGTGGTCGCGACCCCGCCGGCCGGGCGCGCGCTCGCGGCCGACTCGGCGCTGCCCGGGGCGGTGCGGCGGTGATCCCCTCCGAGGGATCGGCCTCGGCGAGGGGCTCGGGCGGCGGGCGCGTCCTGAGCCGCCGGCAGCTCCTCGCCTCGGCCGCGGGGGGCCTCGTCGGGCTCGTCGCGGCCGGCGTCGTCGGCTACGAGTGGCCGCACGCCGCCGGCCCGGGCGCGTCGCAGTCGGGCGCCGAGGAGGCGTCCGGCGCCGTCGACTCCTTCGTCAGCCGGCCGGACCTGCGCCCGCCGCGGGTGCGCGTCCAGCGCCTCGGCCCGGTCGCCGACCCGGGGCGCCGCATCTTCCTCGCGCTGCGCTACGCGCCGGGGATGTCGGGCCAGCAGGGGCTCGCCATCGTGGACTACGCCGGGCGCCTCGTGTGGTTCCGCCCTGTCGCGGGCGCCGACCCCTTCGACTGCGACGCCCAGCGCTACCGCGGCCAGCCGGTGCTCACGTGGTGGCAGGGCACGGTCGTCGCCGGGCACGGCGCGGGCGTCGGCGAGATGGCCGACGCCTCCTACCGCCGCCTCGCCACGATCCGCGCCGGCGACGGCCTCGCGGCGGACCTGCACGAGCTCAACCTCACCGCGCGCGGCACCGCCCTCGTGACCGCCTACGAGACGGTGACGGCGGACCTCTCGCGCCTGGGTGGATCCCGGCGCGCGGCCGTCCTCGCCGGCCACGCCCAGGAGATCGACCTCGCCACGGGCGCCGTGCTCTTCGACTGGGACAGCCTGCGCCACGTCGGCGTCGAGGAGAGCTACCTGCCGCTGCCGAGTGGCGCGAGCGTGCCCTACGACTACTTCCACATCAACTCGGTCGCCGAGACCCCCGACGGCAACCTCCTCGTCTCGGCGCGCAACACCTGGGCGCTGTACAAGGTCGACCGGTCGAGCGGCGAGGTGCTCTGGCGGCTGAACGGGAAGCGGTCCGACTTCAGCGTCGCGAAGCAGGCTCGCTTCTACTGGCAGCACGACGCCCGCATGCCCGATCCGGCGACGCTCACCGTCTTCGACGACGGGGCGTCCCCGCCGGAGGAGCGGCAGTCGAGGGCCCTCCTGCTCGACGTGGACGCGCGGGCGATGCACGTTCGCCTGCGACGCGCCTACCTCCACCCGGCTCGGTTCCTCGCGGCGAACCAGGGGAGCATGCAGCTGCTGCCGGGCGGGCACGTCTTCGTCGGCTGGGGCAACCAGCCCTACTTCTCCGAGTTCGCACCCGACGGCGCGCTCGTCCTCGACGGCGAGCTGCCGCTCGGCGTGCGCTCGTACCGCGCGTTCAGCCACCCGTGGGTCGGCCGTCCTCTCGAGCCCCCCGCCGTCGCGCTGCGGGCGAACCCCGCGGGCGGCACGACCGTCTACGCCAGCTGGAACGGCGCGACGCAGGTCGCCACGTGGCTCGTCCTCGCTGGACCCAGCGCGTCCTCGCTCGCCCCGGTCGGCTCCCAGCCCTGGTCGGGGTTCGAGACTGCGATCGCCGTCGCGTCGAGCGGTCCGTACTTCGCGGTCGTGGCGCTCGACGCCTCGGGACGCGAGCTGCGCCGCTCCGGGATCGTGCGCCTCTGAGGGCGCGCCGTGACGGCGGGCGAGCCAGTATGGAGCGGCGATGGCACCGCGGGGCTGCATCACGTTGCTCACCGACTACGGCCTCACCGGTGGCTTCGTCGGGGCGCTGCACGCCGTCGCCCAGAAGCTGGCGCCCGGGGTGACGGTCGTCGACCTCGACCACGCGATCCCGGCAGGCGACGTCCGCCTCGGTGCGCTCCGCCTCGAGCGGCTGGTCCCCCTCCTGCCCCCCGGGGTCCACGTCGGCGTCGTCGACCCGGGCGTCGGGGGCGGTCGGCGCGCCGTCGCGCTGCAGGCCGGCGAGGACCACGTCTTCGTCGGGCCCGACAACGGGCTGCTCGTGTGGGCGGCCGAGGCGCTGTCTCCGGCACCGAGCCTCGTCGTCCTCGACCGGGAGGAGTACTTCCTCGAGCGGCGGTCGAGGACGTTCGACGGCCGGGACGTCTTCGTCCCCGTCGCCGCCCACCTCGCGAGGGGCTGCTCGCTCGCCGACGTCGGCTCGCCCGCCGACCCCGGGACGCTCGAGCGCTGCCGACGCCCGGCGCCTCGGCGCCTCGGCGAGGCCGCGTGGGAGCTCGAGGTCCTCCAGGTGGACGGCTTCGGCAACGTCCAGTTCAGCGGCGACGCGGCGCACGTCCGACTCCTCGGGCTCGAGCCGGGCGATCCCGTCGTCGTCGAGGGGGGCGGCGTGCAGCTCGTCGCCACCTTCGCCGAGACCTTCAGCGACGTCGGGCGCGGCGCGCCGGTCGTCCTCGTCGACAGCGACGGGCAGCTCTCGCTCGCGCTGAACGCGGGCCGGGCCGACGAGGTGCTCCGGGCACCTCTCGGCGCGACCGTCGTGCTCCGGCGACCCTGACGCCGGACGGCGCCGAGGCCGCCGCCTGCCGGGTCGCGCCGGGCGCGGGCTCCTCGAGGGCGCACCAGGCTCGCTGACCTGCGCCGCGCCGGCCGAACGTGGTGGCCCTGCGGCTGCCGGTCGGAACCCGGCGTCCCGGCGGCGCGAGCCTCGGCGGTTAGCATGGCCCGCGCCGTGCGGGGCAGGCCTGAGGGCACCGGTCCCGTCGTCCGGACGGGCAGGAACGGGAGCAGCGGTGGGCGTCGTGGAGGTCTCGGTCGCGATCGACGACTACGAGCACGTGCGCGCCCTCGCCGACGGGGACGTCCGCGTCCCCGGCGCCACCTTCACCTTCCACCGCCTGCCGACCCCCTCGGAGATCTTCCACCGGCAGTTCCGCTTCGGCGAGTGGGACGTCTCGGAGATGTCCCTCGCCCTCTACTGCGGCATGCGCTCGGCGGGCGACGAGCGTTTCGTCGCCATCCCGGTCTTTCCGCTGCGCAGGTTCCGCCACTCCTGCGTCTTCGTCGCCGCCAGCTCGCCGCTCCGGCGCCTCGAGGACCTCGCCGGCAGGCGCGTCGGGGTGCCCGAGTGGGGCCAGACCGCGGGTGTCTGGGTGCGGGGGATCCTCGAGGACGACCACGGCGTCGGCCTCGGCGACGTCGAGTGGGTCCAGGGCGGCGTCGCCGAGGTGGGGCGTCCCGAGCACCTCCACCTCGCGCTGCCGCCCGGCGTGCGCCTCGGGCGCGTGGCCGACGCGCCGCTTATCGACAAGCTCCTCGCCGGCGAGCTCGACGCCATCGTCTCGGCGCTGTTCCCCCAGGAGCTCCTCGCGTCCGGTCGCTGCCGGCCGCTCCTCGCCGACTGGCGCGCCGCCGAGCTCGACTACTACGACCGGACGGGGATCGTCCCGATCATGCACCTCGTCGTCGTGCGCCGCGAGGTCCACGAGGCGCACCGCTGGCTCGCGAAGGAGCTCGTCAAGGCCTTCGACGCAGCGAAGGCGCGCGCCCTCGAGCGCCTCTGCTCGGCGCAGGCCTCGCTCTATCCCGTCCCGCACCTCGCCGAGGTCGCGAGCGAGCTCGTCGGGCGCTTCGGGGGCGACCCGTGGCCCTACGGGCTCGAGGCGAACCGGCACGCGCTCGCCACCTTCCTCCGCTACGCGGCCGCGCAGGGCCTGCTCGAGCGGGAGCTCGGACCCGAGGAGCTCTTCGCTCCCTCCTCGATCGACGTCTTCCACGCCTGACCTCGCTGGGGCGACGCGCCGGGCGGCCGTGTTCGGGCGGCTTCGCCGGCCACCCGCTCGCCCTCTCGCCGGCCCGGCTGGTCGTCGCGGCACGCCGCGGGCAGGCCCTCCGGAGGCGTGGTCGCCGGGGCGAACAGAAGATGGCACCACGCGTGCGGTCGTCGCGCACCATGCTGGGAGACCGATGCGCTGCGCGTCGGGCGCCCTCGCGGCGCGCGAGGTGGGCTGGCGGCGCCCTCGGGGTGGTGCCGTCGGGCCCGCGCGCCGGTCGGGGCTCCTGGCGCTCGCCGGCCTGGCGGGGCTGGTCGGCGCCGTGGTCTCCTCGGCGAGCGGGGCCGAGGCGCTCGCGGCGCCGCGGCCGCGTGCGGCCGTTCCGACCGGCTGGCGGGTCGGGATGGCGCCGACGGTCGGCTTCGTGCGCGCCCATCGAGGGCTGTTCCCGAGCTCGACCGCCTCGGCGCCGACGTCCGGGGTCTCCGACCTCACGTACGGCGGGGGCCAGGTGATCAGCGGGGCGCCTCGCGTCTACCTCGACTTCTGGGGGAGCCAGTGGGGGAGCGAGACCACCGACGCGGCGGGCGACGCGACCTTCTCGGGGGACCCCGACGCGCTCGCGCCGACCCTCCAGGAGCTCTTCAGGGGCCTCGGCAGCGGGGGAGAGACCTGGAGCGGCACGACCACCGAGTACTGCGAGACCGGGTCGATCGTCGTCGAGACCGGCGC
Proteins encoded in this region:
- a CDS encoding arylsulfotransferase family protein — encoded protein: MIPSEGSASARGSGGGRVLSRRQLLASAAGGLVGLVAAGVVGYEWPHAAGPGASQSGAEEASGAVDSFVSRPDLRPPRVRVQRLGPVADPGRRIFLALRYAPGMSGQQGLAIVDYAGRLVWFRPVAGADPFDCDAQRYRGQPVLTWWQGTVVAGHGAGVGEMADASYRRLATIRAGDGLAADLHELNLTARGTALVTAYETVTADLSRLGGSRRAAVLAGHAQEIDLATGAVLFDWDSLRHVGVEESYLPLPSGASVPYDYFHINSVAETPDGNLLVSARNTWALYKVDRSSGEVLWRLNGKRSDFSVAKQARFYWQHDARMPDPATLTVFDDGASPPEERQSRALLLDVDARAMHVRLRRAYLHPARFLAANQGSMQLLPGGHVFVGWGNQPYFSEFAPDGALVLDGELPLGVRSYRAFSHPWVGRPLEPPAVALRANPAGGTTVYASWNGATQVATWLVLAGPSASSLAPVGSQPWSGFETAIAVASSGPYFAVVALDASGRELRRSGIVRL
- a CDS encoding SAM-dependent chlorinase/fluorinase; the encoded protein is MAPRGCITLLTDYGLTGGFVGALHAVAQKLAPGVTVVDLDHAIPAGDVRLGALRLERLVPLLPPGVHVGVVDPGVGGGRRAVALQAGEDHVFVGPDNGLLVWAAEALSPAPSLVVLDREEYFLERRSRTFDGRDVFVPVAAHLARGCSLADVGSPADPGTLERCRRPAPRRLGEAAWELEVLQVDGFGNVQFSGDAAHVRLLGLEPGDPVVVEGGGVQLVATFAETFSDVGRGAPVVLVDSDGQLSLALNAGRADEVLRAPLGATVVLRRP